TAGACACCTACCCTTCACCACACTGGTTcatcacatccagctgctgtccTCTTTATGAAATTTTCCAGTTTCTGGAGCTTCTATTAGCCTTCTGTGTGACCCGAGACAGATCTGATCAATCACTTCATCTATTTGTCATGGCAGTGGCTGTCTGTTTGAATAACTGAATAAATTCTCAAAGAAAAGATTAGAAAGAAACTGCCAATCTGCCTGAATTgtatctgtctgcctctgtctgtctgttccagCATGCAACCTCAGGTCAGCACCTCAAGTATTAACTGCAGCTGTCTAAATGGATACACAAAACATATCCAAACATCCCTCCTCTCTGGGGAGTTCGCTTACTGAATGTATCACCTGACGTAACATTCAGCCCTACCTATGTTTTCAAAATCATTCCCAGAAAAAGGTGTGGCGTATTTTTCACAAAACAAGCGTGAACAAAAGGCAAAATGTAACATTGCAACCAGTAGGGATGCTAGTGGTTTTGGGAGAGGTTAGGAGAGCAACAGCGGTGAAAGTGACCCAAACGCTTCCCTCTTTCCGAGATGACACAATGGCAAATGTGGGAGAGCGGAAACAGGGGTTCGCTGCCGGGGTTAGAAAAGCAACATAGAAGCACGTTGCTCCTGAGAAGTACAAAGTCCAGACACATAATAGAACTGTGAGCTTCGATGATCTGCAAACATGTGACTGTGTTGATGGGAAGACTCAAACACAGATACCCATGGGAATAGAAGTGAAGGCACTGTAATGCTGAGGTGAGCGAGGCCAAGCTGAGGACACAATGATGATGCCGTTGGACAGGAGGTGGAAAGTTAGAGTGAAGTTTTGGAACCTTACAACATCTTAGTTATTCTTAAAAGTTACACTTTATTAGCATGTTACTGATATTGTTGGACAAGCTCATTAGGtcaaagtaaaaagaaaatggcTCCTAGAATGGGCAGGCAATAGACTTTTTCTCTAGATTGTACAAATGTTATAAACCAACTAAGCATGATTGTTGCTGCACCgagtgacaaaacaaaatacctTAGGAAAGCCACTTTTTGAGCCACTGATTGTGTCCATTATGtccatttttctgttgtgaGTTGTTTAAAAGGCAATACCTCCATGCTTGAATGCAGTGTAATTTGTTACTCGCATAGATTTAGTCTGCCGTGCGGTGGAAGAAATACATCTCTTTCGTCAAGAGAAATGAGTTGTGTCCagcacagtgtaaaaaaaactCACCAATTTATACTTTGACAGGAACAATATAACCAAGTGTTTATGTTCTTCAGACCAGTAATGTGGAAAAATGTTCTTTATGTAGCTGGAACACAACAGTTTACTGTATACTGCACACAATTTGGCAGGATAAACACAAAAGCCAAATCCATGTTCACAGGATTTGTCCGTTCGTGGTTAGGCTGTCCTCTCATAGGAAATTATATCATGGCTTCTGTTGCTGTTGGCTCCAACAATGAGATGTCCATTGTTAATGGATCCCTTTGTTTCTGCCGCCCACAAAAGGAAGCTTGTACTTCTGCTTGACTCTTTATATTCCTCATCTTGTGACCTGAACCGTCCATTTATCCTAATTCAGGCTTTCTCATCATGTCATAAACATATACAGAAACCTCACATTTTGGAATTTAGTTGTTGTTGCAACAATCTTATCTGGTATGCTTTGTTCTTGATTTTTCCCACAGTGACGAATAAGAAACCGTCCTACGTATCCATTACTAAGGTGAAGCAGTTCCAAGGATCTTCTGCCTTTGTAAAAAGGTCACAGTGGACAGTTGACCAGCTACGGCAGGTCAACGGCATTGACCCAAACAAAGTAAGTCATTTCCCTGCAACTGCTTCTGTCTATGTAGTTGATAAAGGGCTATTCTTGGGTTAACATGGATTTTGCTGGTACTAATGTCTTTCTCTTACTGGTTTTCTCTCCAAGGACTGTCCAGAGTTTGACCTGATGTTCGAAAATGCTTTCGATCAGTGGGTTGCTGGTTCAGCAGGAGAGAAGTGCACCTTCATCCAGATTCTTCACCACACCTGCCAGCGCTACAGCTCAGCACGGAAACCAGAGTTTGTCAACTGTCAGGCCAAACTGCTGGGGGGTAAgacagttaaaaacaaacaccacGTCTATTTCTGTTTAGAACACAGTGGCTCTGCAGCGCCAGACTCACTGCTGTCATCCTGTGCTATAAGCCAGTCTGCATCTAATTATGCACGATGACAACCAGCATCTGGCATGTATGAAAATGCATGTTTATTCCTCATACACAACAACTGTTGAGTGCTCGGCTGTAGTGAGGTCAATGAGGATCTCCAACAAAATACATCAGTTGTGACTTAAAGCATATGACGTAGATCAGCTGGTTTAAAGCACACAGAAATGCTAAATCCAACACTAAATAATTTTCTCTTATTTATATGATGTTGACAAATTTTATTGTGTGCCTGAAGTGTGAAACTCATTATTTTCAATTGGTGTCCGCCctttataataacaataaacatCACAGAAAAAGCTATAACAGTCCCCTAACGAATGACACTGATGTTGAATTTATGAGTCTATGTCAGTTTAAAGCTAACCTCTCCCtttgaaaataataatcatttcatACCCAACTAATAAGTAACAGCTGATGATCAAAGCGTAACCATTCCCAAATGATTTAGACATCTGAAGTATAGATGTAAAGCCATATAACTGGTCATTTCCTGACTCcaagttgtgtgtttgttaccCATTGTGAGGAAGAGTTCTGGTGCTGGTCGATGGTTTCCTCTACAGTGAAATCCAGTAGAGAATGCAGACTCCTGAGCGACTTAATCAGATATCGATCTTTTTACCCCCAAGCCTCATCTTTGAGCACTATTCAACCTGTTGTATTATTCATGGGATTATTTATGGAAACACATCCCGAATCTGCCTCCTGCAGGGTGTCCACctgccacacatacacagtacaaTAATCAATTAGTAGAAGTAGATATTTTAGAAACATACAATAAATTGTTTGCGTTGCTGAATTTTAAACTTGTGTCTGTTAGCACTACAGATCTTACTGTGAGCAAGTCACATAATGACTAATGACAAGCCAGAGTCTCTTGTAAATGGTAACACATGCTATGTGAAAGCTTTCACTCGTGACGTATTTTTTCGGATTTCTGGGTGAAGCTGCAGCTTTGGAAAGTATTTTTGAATGAGTAGTTCATTACAGTGAGGTGAGACTATGTGAAATCTGTGTATAAAGATACTGTAGTTTGCTTACTCTGTTTGTGTGGGAACCCATTCTCCGCTCATCAATGATAAAGCTGCCCATGCTCCTTAACATTCTGCTACGTTGCCTTGACCTCCCTCCTACTCTGAAAGCCGTGTCCGTATTTAACTCGCTTAAAGTGACCCTGGTGCATACTATAGTCTCCGTGTGTGTAGGTGGGAAGGTAGTGGTGTCCCGGAGAGCACTGAACCTGGGGGTCTTTAGAGTAGGATGGATTATGGAATGCAAATGTTGCATCAACCATACGCCTCCAGTAGATCTGAACATTACACTGTGAAGCCCTGTAGCACAAAATCTAAGAAACTCATGGATGCCTACAAGACACATTGCACTGGCCTTGATATAGATGCTTGTATCATGAATGACTTTACCCACACAAACGACATGTCCTCTTTGAGATACACTTTTAAAAGTCCAACCCATGGTGTTGTAGAAACAGCTACAGTATTGATCCAGCTATTGACAACATGCTGTACATCCATCTGGCCAAATGATCACATAATGAATTCCTGGCTCTCAGTGAGTGGAGGATGCTGTGTGTGCTAGATGAACAAGTTGACAGCTCACCACGCACGTTGTGGCAGGAGTAACAGAGAGGATGCCAGCCTGCTGCCAGCTCTGTCCACTCCGGTTTAAGTCTCACaccagtgcaaaacaaaaatcatgaCGCTGCTCAGGTGTGGGACCATAACTGTGGGAGACTCTGTCTACAGTATCCTCTGGGATGGCAGCCCCCAAAAAAGAAGGACAAGTATGTTTTGCTGTTCAAGATAGGGAGCAGTGGATCTGACTAATTCAAGAGGTCCTGTCAATCCTGAGTTTAGAATGACCAGAGAGCTCATCCATGAATTGCATCTGTGAAATAGTATTGTTAATTTTAAATCATCAGGGAGTATCATCCCAAGTATCATAATGTATGTGGAGTTAGGGAGGAGTTTATGTTTTGATGCAAAACTATTTTCAGTAAAACTCTAGacttcttttttcctcattctgtACATCTCAGTCCATATCCATGTGCCTTGTAACTGTAGCTCTGTTTACAGACAGTTTTCTAGGTGATACCACGGAGTTTTACAGGCCcatgtttttggtctttgaTGGGCCGTGTAATTGATCTAGAAATAAAAGCCCCTAATTTGTTAATTGCCTTGTTATCAGTGCCGACTTGGGCTGCTGGCCACACTGTTATACCCCGTTATAGCCAATTTCTCCCGAAGCTTTTTTCTGGCATGTATTCATGACTTGAATCTAAAAGAATTGTTAACCGTGAGCCTGCAGTGGATGTTTTTAAGCCCTCAGCATTAGGCACACCTGTCTCCCTGCTTTTTATGCTAAAGGCTCAGTTTGAGGGTTCCAATCAATTCATGGATGAATAATTAAACAGTAACCAgtttcacccttttttttttgttttgcatgaaatTTACAAAGAACTGAACCATCAACACTTAACTCATGATCTAATAATCCAAAACCAGTAACCCCTCTTCACTGATTCCAAAAATAAATGTGCTGAACATGAAAGCTGACTTCTGATATTTTCTCATCACAGAAGACCAAGCTGTAGATTCAGTCTTTTTCCGTTGCAAGGTGTATTTGAACAGAATGAGGAAAGAATTTGTTGCACACCTCAGTCGTCTGCTAAGACAAGGTAAGCCAGTGCTACAGCATATGAAACTACTAAAAGTAAGAAGTCATATCCTTTACTAAAAAGTATTGAGTTCCTCTAGAAAACAAGGTGATATACAAAGTTTCTTGCACTAAATTAAACATGTCGCCTTCTACTAACAAGATAAGTTCCAATAGTAGTCAGGTTTGTAGAGATCACAGTAAGTGCAGGTCTACCATGCTGTACAGtagaaaaaaatgtgcaaatgggCCCATTCTGCCGCTGGATTTAAAAGACTTTAAAAAGAAACCTGTCCCCTGCCTGAGCTGAGGGCTCTGCTCCAGGCTCTCAGGGATTTAAGGGACTTGTGTTGTCATTGTTAGGGCTTCACTCTAGTTAACATTTACAAACAGAGTTCTCCTCTATGCTCCTAGTGAGCACAAGGTCAGCATTTCTCTAGTCCATGTTGTCGCTGTGTGGGGGTTGAGTACATGCTGAAAGGGATTTTAAGTTTACACCCAAAGGTTATGTGAGTTATGTTTGCTGTCCTTGCCCCTCACTGTCAGGCTGTGTGCAGAGTCACTGACTAATCCTGTAGAGAGGTAAATCACATTGTGACATACAAGGGCAGTGCAGTGATAGAGCTTCTTCCCTAATGGTTTTCTCAGTATTCTGTTCTTCTGTATAGCATttcacaaattaacatttaaGCTTCGTCAAGACTATAATGGTGGGGAATTATGGCTGTTTAATGCATTGTGTGACGCTGACATTTATCTGCTGATTAAAGCCACTGAGAGTAGGCTGTTCATGAATAACTAgtagctgtttttctgtcagcGTCGGCGCCACTCTTGTACATTCAGGACAGGATGTGCATGTTTGTCCTCATTGGTGTCCTTTGTCATGCTGGTGAAAAAGGCTTCAGCAAGGCACTGTGACTAGAACTAAAGGCCGACCGAGCAAGCAAGGTCAAGCCTGTCCCCTCATGGAAAAATGTCAGGGACGTTAACCACGGGGCTGAAGGAGCCATTCAGGCTACACATCCATCTCACTCACAACTGTAAAAGTTGAGTGTCTGTaggacacatactgtatatttgtacaTTAAAAGTGAGTCAAATGTAGTTGAAGTAGGAAGGGCAAACATAATAATACAGATTAATTACTTAATTACTGTTTACAACAAGAACCATTTGCTGTAAACCTCAGCATCGGATCACACATTTCATATTAATGTTTGAAAACTAGTGTAATTGAGATTATGTAGGTTGAAATGAAGATCGCCTGTGACTGCTGATGCTGACCAAGTCAGGTTCCTCGATTCTGGTGGTGGACAGTGATATAGTGATATATGTACAGTAGGGTGtaagtacagtatatatttcATGGGGAGGGAGTGGTATCTGAAAATGAGGGGAATGTCCAGATGGCTAATGATTTGGGAAGaacacagaggaggggagaactGCTCTTTATAAAGGGTTTGGGAGTGAACGCTGAAAAAGAGAATTAACTGTTAAGGGAATAATTGCAGgaaaaatgtggagaaaagtgATTGGGTAAAAGActacacagtatgtgtgtgtcaggagtgCCGGGGGGAGGTGCCCTTCCTGGTTGAACCTCTGCTATAGTTTCATTATGCTGCTGCGGATAATGTCAAGATTTGCATTAATTAAACTGCAACGGGATTTATCTTACAGCAGCAAGAGCTGCAGAAAGGCCTTTGCACACCAGGAACGTGACGAACAAACAGCACACCAATATTTCCCATTACAACTATTCATTTTGGCAGAAATGCAACACTTGTTCAGTAAAAGGTTCAAGCAGATTTGTTCCAGCTCGCTCTAGAGAATAAAACGGGAATTCAACCTCATCCAGTGATGATGATCTTCTCATTCTCTTCACTTgacaaaagaagagaggagatcATGGGTACATGTGCCACGAAGGAGGACACGCTGAAGGGAAAATACCAGAAACACAAGGAATAACTGCCAAATAACTTCTAGTTTTCATTGTATAGGAAACTAAAGTGTAAAGTAACTAGTCtaaaaattaaatataaatatgaagCATGTTATGCatgttagtttttttttgtattcttcCTGCTTTAgtctttttaaacatgaaaaactttTCAAAATGCCAGACCACAGAAGCATTAAAAGaggaatgtttttttgtttgtttgtttttcagccttGGCCTTCATGCTGATTTATTGTATTCAAACTATTTACATATTCACCACTCTAGAGCTTTATACCTCCACTACTCAGAAAGAGCTGCTTTCACACATGTAGAGAGCAAAATAAACTTCCATCTGTTGaatttaaaaacagattaagATATGTTCTTTTATCACAGTAATGCTCCATTTGTAAGTGCAGTTGTGGTTCAGGTCCTTTACTTTGTCATAAATCCTTTTCCTTGCTTCTACaagttattttttattattattattattttttttaatttaggtTGAAAATTTTATTAACACATTGGAATAGCCACATTTGACTTTTTGTTGCCACCCAACAGTTCCTGCAAAAGACTTGTATTTGTGTGAGAATCTTGGGCCGTCTTGCATgtgctgctcttttgaggtctatccacagatTTTCATTGATATTTAGGTCGGGGTACTGTGAGGGCCAGGGCTTGTGCTTCTTGAGGCCGTCCAAATGTGGATTTTGATTattatcctgttgtagaagtcatcctcttttcatcttcagccttTTTCCAGAATTTGCTGGTATGTAATTGAAACCATTTATCCTGTGATAGGTGAAATGTCCCCActgccactggctgcaacacaagcccaaaacATGATAGATCCACCCGGTGAAGTGTTCTTGTTTCCTTCAAACATGCGTTTGCTCATTGCGACCAAAAAGTTCTATATTCTGTTTGTAGTCTGTGTGGACTGACTGCTGTCTGATATTGACTCTAATCATACACTTATAGTGAGAGAAAGGGGGTGCGTGTGACTAGTGTATTCCATGTATCTACTAACTAAATGATAAAGTATTCTGTGAGGCCCACAGACCCCCAGTGATTTTCCTATGTAGCCCACTTGCTATTGAAGTTCAAAATCCCCACCATATTGGTTCAGATGATATGAGTCTATGGTTCAGATCTGTCAAAGTAGCTCAGAGATGTATATCTTAGTTTTATTTGCCATATCACACACGTGCCAGCCTGGTTTGCAGGCAGCCTCTTACGGGCCGTAGAAACAAAAGGGCTGTATCTGGCCCACAGACCCCTAGTTGAATAGGCCTGACTTAAAGAAATCCCTGACAGAATGTTTAATATGTTTCTCTGGATGAATAACTGCAGCCTAAAGCCCTCTGGTTATATCTGGGTAATAAGGAGAATTTTTGATGGTACTTGTTGAAGTGCAGATAAGTGTGTGCTCCCTAATACTTAAAAGAAATTACTGTAAGAGTCTCACTCCCTTCAAACACCCACACATATCATACCCCACAGCATTATCCTCGCACAGTGATCATATGCTCATGTACGCTCTCAGAGTGAAAATACTAATTGTAGCATGGATCTTTTTGCGTAGGTGTGTTTTGTTCTTGACGTTAACTGTCCGATCTAATCAATCCCATATGCTTTGAGAGTAAATGTGACTTGGCTGTCAGCATCTCGTGAAGTGTATCTGACATGTTCCTGTTGATAACCATCAGCTCATTTTCTTTAGCGCCACAGCAGTGTAGCCTGTAATCTACTGCTTacagcagagctgaaaaagGAGGGGTTGACTTTAAATGAACTTTCCCTTCCTTGTTATATTTTTCTGCTCATAACTTCTATTTCCCTCTTTGTTCACTCTCAGTTGTTTAAGAAACACTGGCTTTTTCTGATATCATGGGGTATAGCAACAAAATTCCTCCCGTATTGTTGAAAGAGGCGTGTCATGGATGTACAGGGTTGGTACTGTAGGTCAGTCTTTATCCACAATGCAACAAAAAGCTTCTCTTTTAGATTTACCAGCTCAACATTAGTGTCAATAACATGCACATTTTATTAATACCGGCGAAGCTCTTAACATAGCTGCTGTGATCCCCACTGATAACAGTGAAGGCTGGATGGCTCCCACTTTAAGTTAAGAGCCACTAAGGCTCAGAGTTTAAATCATAACAGTGGCACCACATAACATAATCTACTCCTACACGTTTCATTCAGTTCCTGGTGCTGCAGCCCCTTCGTAAGCTCGCCAGAATGTCCCCACCCTGCCTTCTCTGTAATTACATTCTCCACTGGGGGAGCCCACGCTGCAGCCCGCCACTGATCTCCAAGAATGGAGACGAAAAGGCACCAGAGAAAAGGGACATGGAGTGCAGACAAATAAAGGGTGATGTTCTGTGAGTGCATGGTGTGGAGGGGTTGTGAGAGTGGGGGTTATATTGAAGGCGATAGCGGTATTACTCCCCTGGCTCCCCTGGAGAAGGAGCGGATTAAGAGGAATCTGTCTGAAGGTGAAAAGGTCTTATCCTTTCCACTGATGCTTCTCAGAaaagaagcagagcagagatatGTTTTAGCCAGTGTAAACCAGAAGACACATTTGCGGTGTATGAGAATTACCCATGAACTTTGCTTTGCTAATGGCTACAGAATTCCAAGTTAAGACAGTAGATACTATATTCAGGTTGTAGCTGTAGACTCTTGTATGCTGTAGACAAATTCTAATCCGAGGAAGGAATCCcggtgtgtttacagtgtggtaGTCTGTGTTTAATTTACATTAATCTTTGGGAAACTGACCGAAGGAGGGCCTtctgttttgcatgtatttCCATTTCGTTTAGTGCGCACAGGTGTGGGTCTGAACGTCTATACATCCATCATGTGTCTGCAGCACAGGTGTGTCTCAACACAAACTGCTTTGACTTTATCAAGTTAACTTCTTCTGAAGGAACACCAGCTGGCCTCACCGGCTGCTTTCGGGCTGTCATATAAAGCACTGCAGTAGAGCTGTCCAAGTTATCTGTCACTCAGCATACCTGCCTTGATGCCACGGGACATACACTCACTATATTGCAGTTTCCTGGGGGAGTAGATGGAATCAAGCTTGTCAAGTCTTAATACAGTCAGTACCTTCCAGCTTTGCTCAGTCTGTTTGTTCCCCTCAAACTCGTTTACTGTATATCTGAGGGTAGACCTTGAAAAGCGTAatctttctcatcttttttgtgggtgtttgttgtgttgttcgtaattatttttcacttaaaGTTAGGTAAGACTAGACAGTGTTGTGAATTATTTAGTATAATTTAACTGAATGTTTGAAATTCCTGGAGTGGCTGGGGTGGTCATCACAAAATCAGTACATTTAAAACATATATTACAATAGAATAGCTTCTTGTGCTCCtagacattttttattttactttctgtCATGTTGTGAGCCCTGTGGTGTCAGGCGGATGTTGCTGTTAAAACGAATTGTCAGGATCTTGCCCACACAGACTGAAAGCCTTTTTAGACTCTTGTTGGACAACCAAAAGTAGCAGTTTGAAAACAGTCGACATCAGATACATCTACATAAAATGACTGTACCCCACTGCCAAGAGAAAGGCTGCATGAAGATTGCTGCTCCTCGTCTGCTTCCCGATGTGAGGTAGATTAATGGCTTGTCAGAGGAAACATCCACAGGGCTGCCACAGCTATCGGAAGATGTGTTCTCTGTCTTATATCCACTGCTGGGTCTCCAGGGCTGCTCATGCAGCCAAGCACATATCCTCTCTTTATTACACTGAAGTTCAGAAAGGAGGCAAG
This window of the Chaetodon auriga isolate fChaAug3 chromosome 14, fChaAug3.hap1, whole genome shotgun sequence genome carries:
- the stxbp6 gene encoding syntaxin-binding protein 6 isoform X1, which gives rise to MSAKSAINKEVFIPHDEKMLAAVQVKRRTKKKIPFLATGGQGDYMTFICLSVTNKKPSYVSITKVKQFQGSSAFVKRSQWTVDQLRQVNGIDPNKDCPEFDLMFENAFDQWVAGSAGEKCTFIQILHHTCQRYSSARKPEFVNCQAKLLGEDQAVDSVFFRCKVYLNRMRKEFVAHLSRLLRQGNSILHSAADSVTSAVQKASQALNERGERLGRAEERTADMMNSAEQFAVTAHKLAMKHKC